In the Juglans microcarpa x Juglans regia isolate MS1-56 chromosome 6D, Jm3101_v1.0, whole genome shotgun sequence genome, one interval contains:
- the LOC121233979 gene encoding uridine kinase-like protein 1, chloroplastic isoform X3, with amino-acid sequence MAEETTTPSAAMEYPIEAASGIHFSGLRHDGLLISPASSPASSSSQRVLSSFPASPGDLSAPPKQPFVIGVSGGTASGKTTVCDMIIQQLHDHRVVLVNQDSFYRGLTDDELKHVHEYNFDHPDAFDTEQLLECIGKLKSGQPVHVPIYNFKDHQKCSDSFRQVNASDVIILEGILVFHDQRVRNLMNMKIFVDADADTRLARRIKRDTVERSRDVHSVLEQYSKFVKPAFDNFILPSKKYADVIIPRGGENHVAIDLIVQHIHTKLGQHNLCKIYPNLNVILSTFQIRGMHTLIRDREISKHDFVFYSDRLIRLVVEHGLGYLPFTEKQVITPTGSVYTGVNFCKKLCGVSIIRSGESMENALRACCKGVKIGKILIHRSGDNGKQLIYEKLPKDISQRHVLLLDPVLATGNSAIQAIGLLVRKGVPESQIIFLNLISAPEGMGDFGDRYFGTDDV; translated from the exons ATGGCTGAAGAAACAACAACGCCTTCTGCAGCAATGGAGTATCCGATTGAAGCTGCCTCCGGTATCCACTTCTCCGGTTTACGTCACGACGGCCTTCTTATCTCCCCCGCGTCATCTCCAGCTTCCTCGTCTTCTCAACGTGTTTTGTCCTCCTTCCCTGCAAGCCCCGGTGATCTTAGCGCACCTCCCAAACAGCCCTTCGTCATCG GGGTATCGGGAGGTACGGCATCGGGCAAGACGACGGTGTGTGACATGATAATTCAACAACTCCATGACCATAGGGTTGTGCTTGTCAATCAG GACTCATTCTACCGTGGTCTAACAGATGACGAATTGAAACATGTCCACGAGTACAATTTTGATCACCCAG ATGCATTTGACACAGAACAACTCTTAGAGTGCATTGGCAAGCTTAAATCTGGTCAGCCTGTTCATGTACCAATATACAATTTTAAGGACCATCAAAAGTGCTCTGACAGTTTTAGACAg GTCAACGCATCTGATGTAATCATATTGGAGGGGATATTGGTTTTTCATGATCAACGTGTCCGCAACTTGATGAATATGAAGATTTTTGTCGATGCAG ACGCTGATACAAGGCTCGCCCGAAGAATAAAGCGTGACACTGTTGAGAGGAGCAGAGACGTACACTCTGTTCTTGAACAG TATTCAAAGTTTGTCAAGCCGgcttttgataattttattcttccatCAAAGAAGTATGCAGATGTCATCATACCCCGGGGTGGCGAGAATCATGTTGCAATCGATTTAATTGTGCAGCATATCCACACAAAGCTTGGTCAGCATAACCTCTGCAAGATATATCCCAATCTGAATGTAATTCTTTCTACATTCCAG ATAAGAGGCATGCACACACTGATTCGTGACAGGGAAATATCAAAACATGACTTTGTTTTTTACTCGGATCGTCTAATTCGTCTG GTGGTGGAACACGGTCTTGGTTACTTGCCTTTCACAGAGAAGCAAGTAATCACTCCTACAG GATCAGTGTACACTGGAGTTAATTTCTGCAAGAAATTATGTGGTGTATCCATTATTCGAAG TGGAGAGAGCATGGAGAACGCACTACGTGCATGCTGTAAAGGAgttaaaattggaaaaatccTCATCCACCGCTCAGGTGACAATGGGAAACAG CTAATATATGAGAAGCTTCCAAAAGATATTTCACAACGGCATGTGCTCCTTTTGGATCCAGTTCTTGCTACTG GTAATTCTGCCATCCAAGCAATTGGACTTCTTGTACGAAAGGGAGTCCCAGAGtctcaaattatttttctcaacctCATATCT GCTCCTGAGG GGATGGGAGACTTTGGTGACCGCTACTTTGGTACTGATGACGTTTAG
- the LOC121233979 gene encoding uridine kinase-like protein 1, chloroplastic isoform X2 — MAEETTTPSAAMEYPIEAASGIHFSGLRHDGLLISPASSPASSSSQRVLSSFPASPGDLSAPPKQPFVIGVSGGTASGKTTVCDMIIQQLHDHRVVLVNQDSFYRGLTDDELKHVHEYNFDHPDAFDTEQLLECIGKLKSGQPVHVNASDVIILEGILVFHDQRVRNLMNMKIFVDADADTRLARRIKRDTVERSRDVHSVLEQYSKFVKPAFDNFILPSKKYADVIIPRGGENHVAIDLIVQHIHTKLGQHNLCKIYPNLNVILSTFQIRGMHTLIRDREISKHDFVFYSDRLIRLVVEHGLGYLPFTEKQVITPTGSVYTGVNFCKKLCGVSIIRSGESMENALRACCKGVKIGKILIHRSGDNGKQLIYEKLPKDISQRHVLLLDPVLATGNSAIQAIGLLVRKGVPESQIIFLNLISAPEGIHRVYKQFPSLKIVTSEIDVALNDEFHVVPGMGDFGDRYFGTDDV; from the exons ATGGCTGAAGAAACAACAACGCCTTCTGCAGCAATGGAGTATCCGATTGAAGCTGCCTCCGGTATCCACTTCTCCGGTTTACGTCACGACGGCCTTCTTATCTCCCCCGCGTCATCTCCAGCTTCCTCGTCTTCTCAACGTGTTTTGTCCTCCTTCCCTGCAAGCCCCGGTGATCTTAGCGCACCTCCCAAACAGCCCTTCGTCATCG GGGTATCGGGAGGTACGGCATCGGGCAAGACGACGGTGTGTGACATGATAATTCAACAACTCCATGACCATAGGGTTGTGCTTGTCAATCAG GACTCATTCTACCGTGGTCTAACAGATGACGAATTGAAACATGTCCACGAGTACAATTTTGATCACCCAG ATGCATTTGACACAGAACAACTCTTAGAGTGCATTGGCAAGCTTAAATCTGGTCAGCCTGTTCAT GTCAACGCATCTGATGTAATCATATTGGAGGGGATATTGGTTTTTCATGATCAACGTGTCCGCAACTTGATGAATATGAAGATTTTTGTCGATGCAG ACGCTGATACAAGGCTCGCCCGAAGAATAAAGCGTGACACTGTTGAGAGGAGCAGAGACGTACACTCTGTTCTTGAACAG TATTCAAAGTTTGTCAAGCCGgcttttgataattttattcttccatCAAAGAAGTATGCAGATGTCATCATACCCCGGGGTGGCGAGAATCATGTTGCAATCGATTTAATTGTGCAGCATATCCACACAAAGCTTGGTCAGCATAACCTCTGCAAGATATATCCCAATCTGAATGTAATTCTTTCTACATTCCAG ATAAGAGGCATGCACACACTGATTCGTGACAGGGAAATATCAAAACATGACTTTGTTTTTTACTCGGATCGTCTAATTCGTCTG GTGGTGGAACACGGTCTTGGTTACTTGCCTTTCACAGAGAAGCAAGTAATCACTCCTACAG GATCAGTGTACACTGGAGTTAATTTCTGCAAGAAATTATGTGGTGTATCCATTATTCGAAG TGGAGAGAGCATGGAGAACGCACTACGTGCATGCTGTAAAGGAgttaaaattggaaaaatccTCATCCACCGCTCAGGTGACAATGGGAAACAG CTAATATATGAGAAGCTTCCAAAAGATATTTCACAACGGCATGTGCTCCTTTTGGATCCAGTTCTTGCTACTG GTAATTCTGCCATCCAAGCAATTGGACTTCTTGTACGAAAGGGAGTCCCAGAGtctcaaattatttttctcaacctCATATCT GCTCCTGAGGGTATACATCGAGTATACAAACAGTTTCCATCACTAAAAATCGTGACTTCAGAGATTGACGTGGCACTGAATGATGAATTCCATGTGGTACCAGGGATGGGAGACTTTGGTGACCGCTACTTTGGTACTGATGACGTTTAG
- the LOC121233984 gene encoding LOW QUALITY PROTEIN: putative pentatricopeptide repeat-containing protein At2g02150 (The sequence of the model RefSeq protein was modified relative to this genomic sequence to represent the inferred CDS: inserted 1 base in 1 codon; substituted 1 base at 1 genomic stop codon): MTLNVLNPLTTMRLCLPFHVGRRASHRVSPLSPNILNPINPFFNTINVSSSHASFLDCPLIWSTSFLFIIRYPFHHKSGPNRILDDISKEPIGNIFQIVQQEQWDDNRIICLFDSALAPIWMSRALVELKGDPRLALRFFKWAGTRIGFCHTTESYCILIHILFYARMFLDANSIIRELVLLTWVLPGCHVFDVLWSTRGVVWVRGFGVFDALFSVLTGLGMLEEAIECFLRMEKYRVLPKPRSCNELLHRLSKSGKRELSRKFFKDMVGAGISPSVFTYNIMIDNMCKGGDLEAARSLLFEKMKQTGLMPDVVTYNSLIDGYGRFGFLDESVSIFEEMKDAGFKPDVITYNALINSFCKFERMPQAFEFLHEMKIKGVVLDVVTYSTLIHAFCKEGMMEEAIKFFVYMRRVGLLPDEFTYNSLIDASCKLGNLNDALELANEMMQAGVDLDIVTYTALVDGLCKGGRIKAAEEIFQAMLKAGVIPDGFICTTLMDAYFKAGKTAEALNLLQELQDLNIEVSVVTYCALIDGLCKVGLVEEAIKYFNSMNDIGMQPDVAVYTALIDGLCKNNSIETAKKLFDEMLDKGVIPDRSSYTALIDGNLKHGNLQEALNLQDIMIDLGMEFDLPAXTSLIWXFSWCGKVQRAKEVFDEMIQRGLHPDEILCLCLLRMYYELGKVDEAIELQNEMVKKRLITCSAVPTLQT; encoded by the exons ATGACACTAAACGTCCTGAACCCATTAACAACAATGCGACTTTGCCTTCCCTTCCACGTTGGTCGTAGAGCCTCTCACCGTGTAAGCCCTCTTTCTCCGAACATCCTGAACCCCATTAACCCATTTTTCAATACTATCAATGTTTCTTCATCGCATGCTTCTTTCCTTGATTGCCCTTTGATTTGGTCGACCagctttcttttcataatcagaTACCCTTTTCACCACAAATCAGGCCCCAACCGTATTTTGGATGATATTAGTAAAGAACCAATtggtaatatttttcaaattgttCAACAAGAGCAATGGGATGACAATAGGATTATCTGTTTGTTTGACTCGGCGCTCGCGCCCATATGGATGTCTAGGGCTTTGGTGGAATTGAAAGGGGATCCAAGGTTAGCTTTGCGGTTCTTCAAATGGGCGGGAACCCGAATCGGGTTTTGCCACACCACGGAGTCATATTGTATCTTGATCCATATATTGTTTTACGCGAGAATGTTCTTGGACGCCAATAGTATTATTAGAGAGTTAGTTTTGTTGACGTGGGTTTTGCCAGGTTGCCATGTGTTTGACGTATTGTGGTCGACAAGGGGTGTTGTTTGGGTTCGAGGGTTTGGTGTGTTTGATGCTTTGTTTAGTGTTTTGACTGGGCTAGGAATGCTAGAGGAAGCGATCGAGTGTTTTTTGAGGATGGAGAAGTACAGGGTTTTGCCAAAACCTCGGTCTTGTAATGAACTTTTGCATAGGCTTTCAAAGTCAGGGAAGAGGGAATTGTCGAGGaagttttttaaagatatggttGGGGCTGGAATTAGTCCTTCGGTtttcacatataatataatgatagaCAATATGTGCAAAGGAGGAGACTTGGAAGCCGCCAGAAGCTT ATTGTtcgaaaaaatgaaacaaactgGCCTTATGCCCGATGTTGTCACATATAATTCTCTTATTGATGGATATGGAAGGTTTGGATTCTTGGATGAATCGGTTAGtatatttgaagaaatgaaggatgCAGGTTTCAAACCTGATGTAATAACATATAATGCTTTAATTAATTCTTTCTGTAAATTTGAAAGAATGCCTCAAGCTTTTGAGTTTCTCCATGAGATGAAGATCAAGGGGGTGGTACTGGATGTTGTAACTTATAGCACATTAATTCATGCATTTTGTAAGGAAGGGATGATGGAAGAggcaattaaattttttgtttacatgAGACGTGTTGGTCTTCTGCCCGATGAATTTACTTACAATTCTCTGATTGATGCAAGTTGTAAACTAGGCAATCTAAATGATGCTTTGGAGCTGGCTAATGAGATGATGCAGGCAGGAGTTGACTTGGACATTGTCACCTACACAGCTCTAGTGGATGGTCTATGTAAAGGTGGGAGGATAAAGGCAGCAGAAGAAATCTTTCAGGCAATGCTGAAAGCTGGAGTAATTCCTGACGGTTTTATATGCACAACCCTTATGGATGCTTATTTCAAGGCAGGAAAAACTGCAGAGGCTCTCAATCTGCTGCAGGAGTTACAGGACTTGAATATTGAGGTCAGCGTTGTTACTTATTGTGCACTAATTGATGGTTTGTGCAAAGTGGGATTGGTTGAAGAGGCAATCAAGTATTTTAATAGCATGAACGACATTGGTATGCAACCTGATGTTGCAGTTTATACAGCGTTAATTGATGgtctttgtaaaaataatagtattgaAACAGCCAAGAAGCTGTTTGATGAAATGCTGGACAAGGGTGTGATTCCCGATAGAAGTTCTTACACAGCTTTAATTGATGGGAACTTAAAGCATGGTAATCTTCAGGAAGCTTTGAATTTGCAAGACATAATGATTGATTTGGGTATGGAGTTTGATCTGCCGGCATAAACTTCCTTGATTT GCTTTTCTTGGTGTGGCAAGGTGCAACGAGCAAAAGAGGTGTTTGATGAGATGATTCAGAGGGGTCTCCATCCTGATGAGATTCTGTGTTTATGTCTATTGAGGATGTATTATGAGCTGGGAAAAGTGGATGAAGCCATTGAATTGCAAAATGAGATGGTCAAAAAGCGTCTAATCACTTGCAGTGCAGTTCCTACCTTACAAACTTGA
- the LOC121233981 gene encoding cycloeucalenol cycloisomerase-like: MGGAKSESEAAASHCSSLWLAPDPSKRWGELFFLCYTPFWLTLCLGIVVPYKLYESFTELEYLVLGLISAVPSFLIPMLFVGKADSHMSWKDRYWVKASLWIIIFSYVGNYFWTHYFFTVLGASYTFPSWKMNNVPHTTFLLTHVCFLFYHVTSNITLRRLRHSVADLPEKVRWVTEAAWILILAYFIAYLETLAISNFPYYEFVDRASMYKVGSLFYAIYFIVSFPMFLRIDEKPGDSWELPRVAVDALGAAMLVTIILDLWRIFLGPIIPDSKQCLQPGLPWFPAHANET, translated from the exons ATGGGCG GTGCAAAATCGGAATCGGAAGCGGCTGCTTCCCATTGCTCCAGCTTGTGGCTCGCTCCTGACCCGAGCAAGCGATGGGGCGAGCTCTTCTTCCTCTGCTACACTCCCTTCTGGCTCACTCTCTGCTTGGGCATCGTCGTCCCCTACAAGCTCTACGAG AGCTTTACGGAATTGGAGTATCTAGTTCTGGGATTGATTTCAGCAGTTCCTTCGTTCTTGATACCAATGCTATTTGTTGGAAAG GCTGATAGCCATATGTCTTGGAAGGATCGTTATTGGGTCAAG GCCAGTCTCTGGATTATAATCTTTAGCTATGTTGGGAATTACTTTTGGACCCACTATTTCTTCACAGTTTTGGGAGCTTCTTATACATTTCCATCGTGGAAAATGAACAAT GTACCACACACAACTTTCCTTCTCACACATGTTtgctttctattttatcatGTTACATCAAACATAACACTTCGCCGACTACGGCATTCTGTTGCTGACTTGCCGGAGAAAGTTCGTTGGGTTACTGAGGCTGCATGGATTCTGATTCTTGCGTATTTCATAGCATACCTTGAGACTCTAGCCATTTCCAAT TTCCCTTATTATGAATTTGTGGATCGGGCATCTATGTACAAAGTTGGGTCCTTGTTTTATGCCATCTACTTCATTGTAAGCTTCCCCATGTTTCTGAG AATTGATGAGAAACCGGGTGATTCATGGGAATTACCCAGAGTGGCTGTCGATGCTCTCGGTGCTGCAATGCTGGTTACTATAATACTTGATTTGTGGCGCATCTTTCTAGGACCTATTATTCCAGATTCAAAACAGTGCCTTCAACCAGGATTGCCATGGTTTCCAGCACATGCCAATGAAACTTGA
- the LOC121234531 gene encoding uridine kinase-like protein 3 produces the protein MVSDYFINLQYSKFVKPAFDNFILPSKKYADVIIPRGGENHVAIDLIVQHIRTNLGQHNLCKIYPNLNVILSTFQIRGMHTLIRDREIAKHDFVFYSDRLIRLVVEHGLGYLPFTEKQVITPTGSSRGFEWRDVASRGQRKSSREEQSGREVGWKKNRRRKQVCSENEDKETIQIKTVHFDNNTTSAAAYSALIPGD, from the exons ATGGTCTCCGACTATTTCATCAACTTGCAGTATTCAAAGTTTGTCAAGCCGgcttttgataattttattcttccatCAAAGAAGTATGCGGATGTAATCATACCCCGGGGTGGCGAGAATCATGTTGCAATCGATTTAATTGTGCAGCATATCCGCACAAATCTTGGTCAGCATAACCTCTGCAAGATATATCCCAATCTGAATGTAATTCTTTCTACATTCCAG ATAAGAGGCATGCACACACTGATTCGTGACAGGGAAATAGCAAAACATGACTTTGTTTTTTACTCGGACCGTCTAATTCGTCTG GTGGTGGAACACGGTCTTGGTTACTTGCCTTTCACAGAGAAGCAAGTAATCACTCCTACAG GTTCCAGTCGTGGCTTTGAGTGGAGGGATGTGGCTTCGAGGGGACAAAGAAAGAGTTCTCGTGAGGAGCAGAGTGGGAGGGAAGTCGGCTGGAAGAAAAATCGCAGACGGAAACAAGTTTGTTCTGAAAATGAGGATAAGGAAACAATTCAAATCAAAACGGTGCATTTCGATAATAATACCACATCAGCAGCTGCTTACTCGGCGCTTATCCCAGGCGACTAA
- the LOC121233979 gene encoding uridine kinase-like protein 1, chloroplastic isoform X1: MAEETTTPSAAMEYPIEAASGIHFSGLRHDGLLISPASSPASSSSQRVLSSFPASPGDLSAPPKQPFVIGVSGGTASGKTTVCDMIIQQLHDHRVVLVNQDSFYRGLTDDELKHVHEYNFDHPDAFDTEQLLECIGKLKSGQPVHVPIYNFKDHQKCSDSFRQVNASDVIILEGILVFHDQRVRNLMNMKIFVDADADTRLARRIKRDTVERSRDVHSVLEQYSKFVKPAFDNFILPSKKYADVIIPRGGENHVAIDLIVQHIHTKLGQHNLCKIYPNLNVILSTFQIRGMHTLIRDREISKHDFVFYSDRLIRLVVEHGLGYLPFTEKQVITPTGSVYTGVNFCKKLCGVSIIRSGESMENALRACCKGVKIGKILIHRSGDNGKQLIYEKLPKDISQRHVLLLDPVLATGNSAIQAIGLLVRKGVPESQIIFLNLISAPEGIHRVYKQFPSLKIVTSEIDVALNDEFHVVPGMGDFGDRYFGTDDV, from the exons ATGGCTGAAGAAACAACAACGCCTTCTGCAGCAATGGAGTATCCGATTGAAGCTGCCTCCGGTATCCACTTCTCCGGTTTACGTCACGACGGCCTTCTTATCTCCCCCGCGTCATCTCCAGCTTCCTCGTCTTCTCAACGTGTTTTGTCCTCCTTCCCTGCAAGCCCCGGTGATCTTAGCGCACCTCCCAAACAGCCCTTCGTCATCG GGGTATCGGGAGGTACGGCATCGGGCAAGACGACGGTGTGTGACATGATAATTCAACAACTCCATGACCATAGGGTTGTGCTTGTCAATCAG GACTCATTCTACCGTGGTCTAACAGATGACGAATTGAAACATGTCCACGAGTACAATTTTGATCACCCAG ATGCATTTGACACAGAACAACTCTTAGAGTGCATTGGCAAGCTTAAATCTGGTCAGCCTGTTCATGTACCAATATACAATTTTAAGGACCATCAAAAGTGCTCTGACAGTTTTAGACAg GTCAACGCATCTGATGTAATCATATTGGAGGGGATATTGGTTTTTCATGATCAACGTGTCCGCAACTTGATGAATATGAAGATTTTTGTCGATGCAG ACGCTGATACAAGGCTCGCCCGAAGAATAAAGCGTGACACTGTTGAGAGGAGCAGAGACGTACACTCTGTTCTTGAACAG TATTCAAAGTTTGTCAAGCCGgcttttgataattttattcttccatCAAAGAAGTATGCAGATGTCATCATACCCCGGGGTGGCGAGAATCATGTTGCAATCGATTTAATTGTGCAGCATATCCACACAAAGCTTGGTCAGCATAACCTCTGCAAGATATATCCCAATCTGAATGTAATTCTTTCTACATTCCAG ATAAGAGGCATGCACACACTGATTCGTGACAGGGAAATATCAAAACATGACTTTGTTTTTTACTCGGATCGTCTAATTCGTCTG GTGGTGGAACACGGTCTTGGTTACTTGCCTTTCACAGAGAAGCAAGTAATCACTCCTACAG GATCAGTGTACACTGGAGTTAATTTCTGCAAGAAATTATGTGGTGTATCCATTATTCGAAG TGGAGAGAGCATGGAGAACGCACTACGTGCATGCTGTAAAGGAgttaaaattggaaaaatccTCATCCACCGCTCAGGTGACAATGGGAAACAG CTAATATATGAGAAGCTTCCAAAAGATATTTCACAACGGCATGTGCTCCTTTTGGATCCAGTTCTTGCTACTG GTAATTCTGCCATCCAAGCAATTGGACTTCTTGTACGAAAGGGAGTCCCAGAGtctcaaattatttttctcaacctCATATCT GCTCCTGAGGGTATACATCGAGTATACAAACAGTTTCCATCACTAAAAATCGTGACTTCAGAGATTGACGTGGCACTGAATGATGAATTCCATGTGGTACCAGGGATGGGAGACTTTGGTGACCGCTACTTTGGTACTGATGACGTTTAG